The following are encoded together in the Lysobacter silvisoli genome:
- a CDS encoding riboflavin synthase produces the protein MFTGIIEGVGALAGRQALGGDVRLRVTTGSLDFVAPRLGESIAVNGVCLTVIAFGQDWFEADASTETLSLTTLGGLREGAVLNLERAMRPSDRLGGHLVSGHVDGVGQVLSVHEDARAQRWRFRAPAPLLRYIAKKGSICVDGVSLTVNEADHEGFEVALIPHTVAHTAFAATAVGDAVNLEIDLVARYVERLLGAREAQA, from the coding sequence ATGTTCACCGGCATCATCGAAGGCGTCGGCGCGCTCGCCGGCCGCCAGGCCCTGGGCGGAGACGTGCGTTTGCGCGTGACCACCGGCAGCCTGGATTTCGTCGCGCCGCGCCTGGGCGAGAGCATCGCCGTCAACGGCGTGTGCCTGACCGTCATCGCCTTTGGGCAGGACTGGTTCGAGGCCGACGCGTCCACCGAAACCCTGTCCCTGACCACCCTGGGCGGCCTGCGCGAGGGCGCGGTGCTGAACCTGGAGCGCGCCATGCGCCCCAGCGACCGTTTGGGCGGCCATCTGGTCAGCGGCCACGTCGACGGCGTGGGTCAGGTGTTGTCGGTGCACGAGGACGCGCGCGCGCAGCGCTGGCGCTTCCGCGCGCCGGCGCCGCTGCTGCGCTACATCGCCAAGAAGGGCTCGATCTGCGTCGACGGCGTCAGCCTGACCGTGAACGAGGCCGACCACGAAGGCTTCGAGGTCGCGCTGATCCCGCACACCGTCGCCCACACCGCCTTCGCCGCCACCGCGGTGGGCGATGCGGTGAATCTGGAGATCGACCTGGTGGCGCGCTACGTCGAACGCCTGCTCGGCGCACGGGAGGCGCAGGCATGA
- a CDS encoding class I SAM-dependent methyltransferase has product MADAYAAARPEYPDALFDALIAVAPASATVWEPGCGSGQATRGLAARYARVHASDPSASQVAQHWAQHGAANVELAVEPGERTALADASVGLVAVAQALHWFERETFFAECARVLTPGGVLAAWGYQDFLPPEGMLEPVAAFRAQIEAYWPPERAQIDAAYAGYAWPFPALPAPPLWLEAQWTLPRFLGYLASMSATARCRAATGEDPVARHAPALAQAWGEAGDERTIQWPLFLHLRRKA; this is encoded by the coding sequence GTGGCCGACGCCTACGCGGCGGCGCGCCCGGAGTACCCCGATGCGCTGTTCGATGCCCTGATCGCGGTGGCGCCGGCGAGCGCGACGGTGTGGGAGCCCGGTTGCGGCAGCGGCCAGGCCACGCGCGGCCTGGCCGCGCGCTACGCGCGCGTGCACGCCAGCGACCCCAGCGCCTCGCAGGTCGCCCAGCACTGGGCCCAACACGGCGCCGCCAACGTCGAGTTGGCGGTGGAGCCGGGCGAACGCACGGCGCTGGCCGACGCCAGCGTCGGCCTGGTCGCGGTGGCCCAGGCGCTGCACTGGTTCGAGCGCGAGACCTTCTTCGCCGAATGCGCGCGGGTGCTGACGCCGGGCGGCGTGCTCGCGGCCTGGGGCTACCAGGACTTCCTGCCGCCGGAGGGCATGCTCGAGCCGGTGGCCGCGTTCCGCGCCCAAATCGAGGCCTACTGGCCGCCCGAGCGCGCCCAGATCGACGCCGCCTACGCCGGCTACGCCTGGCCGTTCCCGGCGCTGCCGGCGCCGCCGCTGTGGCTGGAGGCGCAATGGACCCTGCCGCGTTTCCTGGGCTACCTGGCCAGCATGTCGGCCACCGCGCGCTGCCGCGCGGCCACCGGCGAGGATCCGGTGGCGCGGCATGCGCCGGCGTTGGCCCAGGCCTGGGGCGAGGCGGGGGATGAGCGGACGATCCAGTGGCCGCTGTTTTTGCATTTGCGGCGGAAGGCCTAA
- the ribD gene encoding bifunctional diaminohydroxyphosphoribosylaminopyrimidine deaminase/5-amino-6-(5-phosphoribosylamino)uracil reductase RibD, translating into MTGFTATDHAHMARALRLAERGAYTTKPNPMVGCVIAHGDEVVGEGWHERAGEPHAEVHALRAAGERARGATAYVTLEPCAHTGRTGPCSQALIAGGVARVVAAMRDPFPQVDGAGFAQLQAAGIAVSSGLMEAQARALNRGFLSRVERGRPWLRVKLATSIDGRSALASGESKWISGEASRLDVQRWRARAGAIVTGAGTVLADDPSLTVRLGDDTPFVAPLRVVLDPGLATVARGRVREGDAPTLYLHAPDAKPPRGLDAQHAAVSLREGRFDLGAVLRLLAERGVNEIQLEAGATLAGAFLAEGLVDEVLLYVAPVLLGGDARPLFDGLQIEAMTQKLALDIVESRRIGEDVRLLLRPGTKS; encoded by the coding sequence ATGACCGGATTCACCGCCACCGACCACGCCCACATGGCCCGCGCGCTGCGCCTGGCCGAGCGCGGCGCCTACACGACCAAGCCCAATCCCATGGTCGGCTGCGTGATCGCGCATGGCGACGAGGTGGTGGGCGAGGGTTGGCACGAGCGTGCGGGCGAGCCGCATGCCGAGGTTCACGCCCTGCGCGCGGCCGGCGAACGCGCGCGCGGCGCGACCGCCTATGTGACCCTGGAGCCTTGCGCGCACACCGGCCGCACCGGGCCGTGCAGCCAGGCCTTGATCGCCGGCGGCGTGGCGCGCGTGGTCGCGGCCATGCGCGATCCGTTCCCGCAGGTGGACGGCGCCGGTTTCGCCCAGTTGCAGGCGGCCGGCATCGCCGTGTCCAGCGGATTGATGGAAGCGCAGGCGCGCGCGCTAAATCGCGGCTTCCTGTCGCGGGTCGAGCGCGGCCGGCCCTGGCTGCGGGTCAAGCTGGCGACCAGCATCGACGGCCGCAGCGCCTTGGCCAGCGGCGAGTCCAAGTGGATCAGCGGCGAAGCCTCGCGCCTGGACGTGCAGCGCTGGCGCGCGCGCGCCGGCGCCATCGTCACCGGCGCCGGCACGGTGCTGGCCGACGACCCTTCGTTGACCGTGCGCCTGGGCGACGACACCCCGTTCGTGGCGCCGCTGCGCGTGGTGCTGGACCCTGGGCTGGCCACGGTCGCGCGCGGCCGCGTGCGCGAGGGCGACGCGCCCACCCTGTACCTGCATGCGCCCGACGCCAAGCCGCCGCGCGGCCTGGACGCGCAGCACGCGGCGGTGAGCCTGCGCGAGGGCCGTTTCGACCTGGGCGCGGTGCTGCGCCTGCTGGCCGAGCGCGGCGTCAACGAGATCCAGCTCGAAGCCGGCGCCACCCTGGCCGGCGCCTTCCTGGCCGAAGGCCTAGTCGACGAGGTGCTGCTGTACGTGGCGCCGGTGCTGCTGGGCGGCGACGCGCGGCCGCTGTTCGACGGCCTGCAGATCGAGGCCATGACCCAGAAGCTGGCGCTGGACATCGTCGAGTCGCGGCGCATCGGCGAAGACGTGCGTTTGCTGTTGCGGCCGGGAACCAAGAGCTAG
- the nrdR gene encoding transcriptional regulator NrdR, whose amino-acid sequence MHCPFCQHQDTRVIDSRVSDDGATIRRRRVCEACGERFSTLETIELKLPVIIKGDGRREAFDARKLRAGFDRALQKRPVSEEQIEAAVRAVVHHLRMTAERELPSRRVGEFVMAELRKLDHVGYVRFASVYRSFEDVADFREELDRLERDIPGDGQLPLLGEDEPRPDKKKR is encoded by the coding sequence TTGCACTGTCCCTTCTGCCAGCACCAGGACACCCGCGTGATCGACTCGCGCGTGTCTGACGACGGCGCCACCATCCGCCGCCGCCGCGTTTGCGAGGCCTGCGGCGAGCGCTTCAGCACGCTGGAGACCATCGAGCTCAAGCTGCCGGTCATCATCAAGGGCGACGGCCGCCGCGAGGCCTTCGACGCGCGCAAGCTGCGCGCCGGCTTCGACCGCGCGCTGCAGAAGCGGCCGGTGTCGGAAGAGCAGATCGAGGCCGCCGTGCGCGCGGTGGTCCACCACCTGCGCATGACCGCCGAGCGCGAGCTGCCCTCGCGCCGGGTCGGTGAGTTCGTGATGGCCGAGCTGCGCAAGCTCGACCACGTGGGTTATGTGCGCTTCGCCTCGGTGTACCGCTCGTTCGAGGACGTGGCCGATTTCCGCGAGGAACTCGACCGCCTGGAGCGCGACATTCCCGGCGACGGCCAGCTGCCGTTGCTGGGCGAGGACGAGCCGCGTCCGGACAAGAAGAAGCGCTGA
- a CDS encoding energy transducer TonB, whose translation MAEAGLRLTAAGWLACLGMQAAMMIGAAMLSPRNHDRAAVAGRPGRNRGLGAALCLTWLLATTAAWAQEGAPTRPPMVQVVREPMPPDAPLPPAPPSPNAATPAIAFADDGELYVCGRGSAVHYAAEYRAFEARHRPRGVDESKQYVAARESHIPTPEVPPERLRPGYVMLRVAVTAEGKVGDVLVACSTDVYFNDAAAAAVRSATFVPATSRGVAVASVESVEYWYPRF comes from the coding sequence ATGGCTGAAGCGGGATTGCGGCTGACGGCCGCCGGCTGGCTTGCATGCCTGGGCATGCAGGCCGCGATGATGATCGGTGCCGCCATGCTTTCCCCTCGCAACCATGACCGTGCCGCCGTCGCCGGACGGCCCGGCCGGAACCGTGGTCTGGGCGCGGCGTTGTGCCTGACCTGGCTGCTGGCCACGACGGCCGCCTGGGCCCAGGAGGGGGCGCCGACGCGCCCGCCGATGGTGCAGGTGGTGCGCGAGCCCATGCCGCCGGATGCGCCGCTGCCGCCGGCTCCACCCAGCCCTAACGCCGCCACGCCTGCGATCGCGTTCGCCGACGACGGCGAGTTGTACGTGTGCGGTCGCGGCAGCGCGGTGCATTACGCGGCCGAGTACCGCGCGTTCGAGGCGCGGCATCGCCCGCGCGGCGTCGATGAAAGCAAGCAGTACGTAGCCGCGCGCGAGTCGCATATTCCGACGCCGGAAGTTCCGCCGGAGCGGCTGCGCCCCGGCTACGTGATGCTGCGGGTCGCGGTGACGGCGGAGGGCAAGGTCGGCGACGTCCTGGTCGCCTGCAGCACCGACGTCTACTTCAACGATGCGGCCGCAGCCGCAGTAAGATCAGCGACGTTCGTCCCCGCCACCTCGCGCGGCGTCGCCGTGGCGAGCGTGGAGTCCGTCGAATACTGGTATCCGCGGTTCTGA
- the glyA gene encoding serine hydroxymethyltransferase → MFPSQTRIAGFDDELAQAIADEARRQEDHVELIASENYASPRVLEAQGSVLTNKYAEGYPGKRYYGGCEYVDIAEQLAIDRVKQLYGADYANVQPHSGSQANQAVYFALLEPGDTILGMSLAHGGHLTHGAKVNASGKLFNAVQYGVNDQGLIDYDEVERLALEHKPKMVVAGFSAYSQVVDWARFRAIADKIGAYLFVDMAHVAGLIAAGAYPSPLAHAHVVTSTTHKTLRGPRGGIIVAKDPSEDLVKKLQSIVFPGIQGGPLMHVIAAKAVAFKEALQPEFKAYQEQVVKNAQAMAKTIIARGYKIVSGGTQNHLMLVDMIGKGITGKDAEAALGRAHITVNKNAVPNDPQKPFVTSGLRIGTPAVTTRGYKEADCVALAEWICDVLDNPKDENVIAGVRENVTKQCAQFPVYG, encoded by the coding sequence ATGTTCCCAAGCCAGACCCGTATCGCCGGATTCGACGACGAACTCGCCCAGGCCATCGCCGACGAGGCGCGCCGGCAGGAAGACCACGTCGAGCTGATCGCCTCGGAAAACTACGCCAGCCCGCGCGTGCTCGAAGCCCAGGGCAGCGTGCTGACCAACAAGTACGCCGAAGGCTATCCGGGCAAGCGCTATTACGGCGGCTGCGAGTACGTCGACATCGCCGAGCAGCTGGCGATCGACCGGGTCAAGCAGCTCTATGGCGCCGACTACGCCAACGTGCAGCCGCATTCGGGCTCGCAGGCCAACCAGGCCGTGTATTTCGCCCTGCTCGAACCGGGCGACACCATCCTGGGCATGAGCCTGGCCCACGGCGGCCACCTCACCCACGGCGCCAAGGTCAACGCCAGCGGCAAGCTGTTCAACGCCGTGCAGTACGGCGTGAACGACCAGGGCCTGATCGATTACGACGAAGTCGAGCGCCTGGCCCTGGAGCACAAGCCGAAGATGGTGGTGGCCGGTTTCAGCGCCTATTCGCAGGTCGTGGATTGGGCGCGCTTCCGCGCCATCGCCGACAAGATCGGCGCCTACCTGTTCGTGGACATGGCCCACGTCGCCGGCCTGATCGCCGCCGGCGCCTACCCCAGCCCGCTGGCGCACGCGCACGTGGTCACTTCCACCACCCACAAGACCCTGCGCGGCCCGCGCGGCGGCATCATCGTGGCCAAGGACCCGTCCGAGGACCTGGTCAAGAAGCTGCAGAGCATCGTTTTCCCCGGCATCCAGGGCGGTCCGCTGATGCACGTGATCGCGGCCAAGGCGGTGGCGTTCAAGGAAGCGCTGCAGCCGGAGTTCAAGGCCTACCAGGAGCAGGTGGTCAAGAACGCCCAGGCCATGGCCAAGACCATCATCGCGCGCGGCTACAAGATCGTCTCCGGCGGCACCCAGAACCACCTGATGCTGGTGGACATGATCGGCAAGGGCATCACCGGCAAGGACGCGGAAGCCGCGCTGGGCCGCGCCCACATCACGGTCAACAAGAACGCCGTGCCCAACGATCCGCAGAAGCCGTTCGTGACCTCCGGCCTGCGCATCGGCACCCCGGCGGTGACCACCCGCGGCTACAAGGAAGCCGACTGCGTGGCCCTGGCCGAGTGGATCTGCGACGTGCTCGACAACCCCAAGGACGAGAACGTCATCGCCGGCGTGCGCGAGAACGTGACCAAGCAGTGCGCGCAGTTCCCGGTGTATGGCTGA